Genomic DNA from Peribacillus simplex:
TGCTAATCCACCAACCATTCCAGGTATAGCGTTTCCCATTTGGGAAGCGCGACCATGATGCTGGTTTGCGGAATAAGAGAAAGGCTGTGTAAAAGCATAAGGCTGATCAATAGCTTCCGATATATATTTTCCTAGTAGTTTTTCAAGTCCGGCTTCATGCTCAAGAACATTTTGATTTAAATGAAACTCACGTTTTGCTTCAATTTCCTTGTATCCGTTTTTACAGTCAACTTCCATCCAGACCCGGATACCTGATTCTTCATTGGCAAATCGCATTTCAACTTCATTTACTTGTCCCATGAATTGTTGAGTGGGAAAAAAAGCAAATTCCTGTCCATATTGGTCGAGTTTACCCGAGTCGGCTGTCTCGCGAAAACCTAATTGGGCCATTGCATTAAAAATGGCTTGGATAGAATTCTGAGGTTGGATGACTAGCCGGTCTACATCTTTGCGGTCAACCCCACCCTCAATATCAAGATGTGTATCCAGATAGTATGAGACAGTTCCCCTAGAAATAGGTATATTCGTAGGCAGGACGTAATGAAAAGGAATGCCCTTACGTTCATTGGGGTGAATACAATCTCGATTAATTAATGGTATATGGGCAACTTCCTTAGAAACGCTTCCTTGTTTTAATACCACATTCATCATAAGCCGGACAGTCAATTGATTAATTTTCTGTTCCACCTCACCACCTTGAATGACAACCTCCCCTTGAATGCTTTCTCCCGCTTGATAATTACGATTACCACATTGTAAATCTACAGTTGCGGCTCCTTTTCCTAAACTTGCTAAAATCTTTTTGAACATGCTTCCTCTTCCCTTCGAAATTATCTCAAACCGTCTTAAGAATATGTAAATAAAAAGTCGCGTAATAAGAAATGACAAGAAATCTATTCGCATTTCATGAAATTTCTTAATTACTCTTGATAGTAATACGTCGAAAAATGAAAATAGTTTCAAATGAATTTACTGCAGTAGGTGATTTCATATAATAAAGGAGTAGGTCCCCCCTTAAATGCATGCGCTTACATTTATTTTTGCATTGACACTTCTCTTTTTGTCAACAGTTCAGTTCATAATAAAAACGAAAGGCAACACTAAGATTTAAATAATTTCACTTCATTTAAATCTTACTGGGCAAAGGAATATTCCTATCTAAGATATGTAGAAATAACCGACTTCACTTAGTACTTAAAGGAAGTAAGAAACCATATTATAATTTCTTGATTAAGGATTGCAACTCATCTTGAAGGTTTCCTTTTGAAAAAGCAGAGTGAAGAATTTCATGAACAGTATTTAAGGAAATTTGTAGTTTTTCTTCCCCTAATCTAGTTAAACGTGTGTAAATACCTCGTCGGTCATCTTCGCATATTTGCCTTTGTAATACGCCGCAGCTTTTTGCTTCCAGTCTGACTACCAGCCTAGATATAGCACTCTGACTTAATCCTACCATCTCTTGTAATTGTTGCAGCCTCAACTGTTTTTCACTTGTTTTGGATAAAAAGTAAAGAACGTAAAACTCTTTTAACGAAAGGTTATGATTTTTTTGCAAGG
This window encodes:
- a CDS encoding MarR family winged helix-turn-helix transcriptional regulator is translated as MKNNQEKKYLDNWLSLTNIQMSITNELESALQKNHNLSLKEFYVLYFLSKTSEKQLRLQQLQEMVGLSQSAISRLVVRLEAKSCGVLQRQICEDDRRGIYTRLTRLGEEKLQISLNTVHEILHSAFSKGNLQDELQSLIKKL
- a CDS encoding sporulation protein; translation: MFKKILASLGKGAATVDLQCGNRNYQAGESIQGEVVIQGGEVEQKINQLTVRLMMNVVLKQGSVSKEVAHIPLINRDCIHPNERKGIPFHYVLPTNIPISRGTVSYYLDTHLDIEGGVDRKDVDRLVIQPQNSIQAIFNAMAQLGFRETADSGKLDQYGQEFAFFPTQQFMGQVNEVEMRFANEESGIRVWMEVDCKNGYKEIEAKREFHLNQNVLEHEAGLEKLLGKYISEAIDQPYAFTQPFSYSANQHHGRASQMGNAIPGMVGGLAVGVLGTMLFTEMMEGFDIEEVFEEALEDFDGGFDSFFDDGES